In one window of Pseudomonas putida DNA:
- a CDS encoding PilN domain-containing protein — protein MELRNFRLVFLGSLFAAFVVVMLVDRFAHLRLKQQAAAGLQRQQQLQSLDGQVARLEQLREAHTGLRRQVDALGALRSSQQGVPQLLIEIELAMPHGMQLTRLDVQGDRLQINGLAVSPAVLAQFMRDLQRSPILLDLELKHVLARAGGDAFSLVARVVAS, from the coding sequence GTGGAGCTGCGCAACTTCAGGCTGGTGTTTCTGGGCAGTCTGTTCGCAGCGTTTGTCGTGGTCATGCTGGTCGATCGGTTCGCCCACCTGCGGCTGAAGCAGCAAGCAGCTGCCGGATTGCAGCGTCAGCAACAGCTGCAGTCGCTGGATGGGCAAGTGGCACGCCTGGAACAGTTGCGTGAGGCGCACACGGGCCTGCGCAGGCAGGTTGATGCGCTTGGCGCGTTGCGCTCCTCGCAGCAAGGCGTACCGCAGCTGTTGATCGAGATCGAACTGGCGATGCCGCATGGGATGCAACTGACGCGCCTGGACGTGCAGGGTGACCGGCTGCAGATCAATGGCCTAGCGGTTTCTCCTGCGGTGCTGGCCCAGTTCATGCGCGACCTGCAGCGCTCGCCGATACTCCTGGACCTTGAACTCAAGCACGTCTTGGCGCGGGCCGGTGGCGATGCGTTCTCACTCGTGGCCCGGGTGGTGGCCTCCTGA
- a CDS encoding penicillin-binding protein 1A, translating into MRLLKFFWWSFVAVICALVLGLSGAFLYLSPSLPSVDSLRSIQLQIPLRVYSSDGKLIAEFGEMRRSPIRFAEIPPQFIQALLSAEDDNFLNHYGVDPSSLMRAATQLVKSGHIQTGGSTITMQVAKNFFLTSERSFSRKTNEILLALQIERELTKDEILELYVNKIYLGNRAYGIDAAAQVYYGKSIRDVSLAQMAMIAGLPKAPSRFNPLANPVRAKERRDWILGRMYKLGKIDEASYQAALAEPLNASYHVPTPEVNAPFVAEMARAEMVGRYGSDAYTEGFRVTTTVPSDTQEIANKAVLNGLSQYDERHGYRGPEARFPGKTRTAWQQELGKQRTLGGLEPAIVTQVDKTGLKVMTRGGQDEDVAWDTMKWARPFINSNAQGRAPQSPADVAQIGDLVRLQRLDDGKLKFSQVPGAQSALVTLDPNSGAIRALVGGFSFEQSNYNRAMQAKRQPGSSFKPFVYSAALDNGYTAASLVNDAPIVFVDEYLDKVWRPKNDTNTFLGPIRMREALYKSRNLVSIRLLQAMGVDRTIDYIAKFGFNKQDLPRNLSLALGTATLTPMEIATGWSTFANGGYKINPYLIERVESRNGETLFTANPARVPQGNQDQAGIAAPEEPITTLPQPGTAPSALGQIAPPPQTPAIAERIVDGRTTYILTSMLQDVIKRGTGRRALALGRSDIAGKTGTTNESKDAWFSGYNADYVTTVWVGFDQPETLGRREYGGTVALPIWMDFMGPALKGKPEHAPAEPEGILSLRVDPVSGRAATPSTPNAYFELFKAEDSPPSVDELGNGSAPGSPLPADEAAPMDLF; encoded by the coding sequence ATACGCCTGCTGAAGTTCTTCTGGTGGTCTTTCGTCGCCGTCATCTGCGCGCTCGTGCTCGGTCTGAGTGGTGCGTTTCTGTATCTTAGTCCCAGCCTGCCTTCGGTCGACTCGCTCAGAAGCATCCAGTTGCAGATCCCCCTGAGGGTGTACAGCAGCGACGGCAAACTGATTGCCGAGTTTGGCGAAATGCGCCGCTCGCCAATCCGTTTTGCGGAGATTCCCCCACAGTTCATCCAGGCGCTTCTGTCAGCCGAAGACGACAATTTCCTCAATCACTACGGGGTCGATCCGAGCAGCCTGATGCGTGCTGCGACCCAACTTGTGAAGTCTGGTCATATCCAGACCGGCGGCAGCACCATCACCATGCAGGTGGCGAAGAACTTCTTCCTCACCAGCGAGCGCAGCTTCTCGCGCAAGACCAACGAGATCCTCCTGGCGCTGCAGATCGAACGTGAGCTGACCAAGGACGAGATCCTCGAGCTGTACGTCAACAAGATCTACCTGGGCAACCGCGCCTACGGCATCGATGCCGCCGCGCAGGTGTACTACGGCAAGTCGATCCGTGATGTCAGCCTGGCGCAGATGGCGATGATCGCCGGCCTGCCCAAAGCCCCTTCGCGCTTCAATCCGCTGGCCAACCCGGTGCGTGCCAAGGAGCGCCGCGACTGGATCCTCGGCCGCATGTACAAGCTCGGCAAGATCGACGAGGCAAGCTACCAGGCCGCCCTCGCCGAGCCGCTGAACGCCAGCTATCACGTACCGACACCTGAGGTGAATGCACCGTTCGTCGCCGAAATGGCGCGTGCCGAGATGGTCGGCCGCTACGGCAGCGATGCCTACACCGAAGGTTTCCGGGTCACCACGACCGTGCCCAGCGACACGCAGGAAATCGCCAACAAGGCAGTCCTCAACGGCCTCTCGCAATACGACGAGCGCCATGGCTACCGCGGCCCCGAAGCGCGCTTCCCGGGCAAGACCCGCACCGCCTGGCAGCAGGAACTGGGCAAGCAACGTACCCTCGGCGGCCTTGAACCGGCCATCGTCACCCAGGTGGACAAGACCGGCCTGAAAGTCATGACGCGCGGCGGCCAGGACGAAGACGTCGCCTGGGACACCATGAAGTGGGCCCGTCCGTTCATCAACAGCAATGCCCAGGGGCGCGCGCCTCAGTCGCCGGCCGATGTCGCGCAGATCGGCGACCTGGTGCGCCTGCAACGCCTGGACGACGGCAAGCTCAAGTTCAGCCAGGTGCCGGGCGCCCAGAGCGCACTGGTCACGCTTGACCCGAACAGCGGTGCAATCCGCGCCCTGGTCGGTGGCTTCTCGTTCGAGCAGAGCAACTATAACCGCGCCATGCAGGCCAAGCGCCAGCCAGGCTCCAGCTTCAAGCCCTTCGTCTATAGCGCCGCACTGGACAACGGCTATACCGCCGCCAGCCTGGTCAACGACGCACCGATCGTGTTCGTCGACGAATACCTCGACAAGGTCTGGCGCCCGAAAAACGACACCAACACCTTCCTCGGTCCGATCCGCATGCGCGAGGCGCTGTACAAGTCGCGCAACCTGGTCTCGATCCGCCTGCTCCAGGCGATGGGGGTCGACCGCACCATCGACTACATTGCCAAGTTCGGCTTCAACAAGCAGGACCTGCCGCGCAACCTGTCGCTGGCACTGGGTACCGCAACGCTCACCCCGATGGAAATCGCCACCGGCTGGAGCACCTTTGCCAACGGCGGGTACAAGATCAACCCCTACCTGATCGAGCGCGTCGAAAGCCGCAACGGCGAAACCCTGTTCACCGCCAACCCGGCGCGCGTTCCCCAGGGCAATCAGGACCAGGCCGGAATCGCCGCGCCCGAAGAGCCGATCACCACGCTCCCGCAGCCGGGCACCGCACCTTCGGCACTGGGCCAGATCGCCCCGCCACCGCAGACGCCGGCCATTGCCGAGCGCATCGTCGATGGCCGTACCACCTACATCCTGACCAGCATGCTGCAGGATGTGATCAAGCGTGGCACTGGCCGTCGCGCCCTGGCCCTGGGCCGCAGCGACATCGCGGGCAAGACCGGTACCACCAACGAATCCAAGGATGCCTGGTTCTCCGGCTACAACGCCGACTACGTGACCACGGTCTGGGTCGGTTTCGACCAGCCTGAAACACTTGGTCGCCGAGAATATGGCGGCACCGTTGCACTGCCGATCTGGATGGACTTCATGGGCCCGGCACTCAAGGGCAAGCCTGAACACGCACCGGCAGAGCCGGAGGGCATCCTCAGCCTGCGCGTGGATCCGGTCAGCGGTCGCGCGGCGACACCAAGCACGCCGAACGCCTACTTCGAGCTGTTCAAGGCCGAGGATTCACCACCATCGGTAGATGAGCTGGGCAACGGCTCAGCACCAGGCAGCCCGCTGCCGGCCGATGAGGCGGCGCCGATGGATCTGTTCTAA
- a CDS encoding malic enzyme-like NAD(P)-binding protein — MSDLKTAALEYHAQPRPGKLSVELSKPTATARDLALAYSPGVAEPVREIGRDPELAYKYTGKGNLVAVISDGTAILGLGDLGPLASKPVMEGKGVLFKRFAGIDVFDIEVESESPQAFIDTVRRISITFGGINLEDIKAPECFEIERTLIEQCDIPVFHDDQHGTAIVTAAGMINALEIAGKKLEDAKIVCLGAGAAAISCMKLLVSMGAKVENIYMIDRSGVIHAGRDDLNQYKAQFAHATDKRTLADALEGADVFVGLSGPNLLSPEGLKSMAANPIVFACSNPDPEIAPELAHATRSDVIMATGRSDYPNQVNNVLGFPFIFRGALDVRAKRINEEMKIAAAIALKDLAKLPVPKEVCEAYGVEGLEFGREYIIPKPLDARLITVVSDAVAKAAIESGVATLPYPKHYPLKSVDDVFNG; from the coding sequence ATGTCAGACTTGAAAACCGCCGCTCTCGAATATCACGCTCAACCTCGCCCGGGGAAACTGAGCGTCGAACTCTCCAAGCCAACCGCCACCGCCCGTGACCTTGCCCTGGCCTACAGCCCAGGCGTCGCCGAGCCGGTACGCGAAATTGGCCGTGATCCAGAGCTGGCCTACAAATACACCGGCAAGGGTAACCTGGTCGCTGTGATCTCCGACGGTACTGCCATCCTCGGCCTGGGTGACCTCGGCCCGCTGGCTTCCAAGCCAGTCATGGAAGGCAAGGGTGTTCTGTTCAAGCGTTTCGCCGGTATCGACGTGTTCGACATCGAAGTCGAGTCGGAAAGCCCACAGGCTTTCATCGACACCGTTCGCCGCATCTCCATCACCTTCGGTGGCATCAACCTCGAAGACATCAAGGCACCTGAGTGCTTCGAGATCGAGCGCACTCTGATCGAACAGTGCGACATCCCGGTCTTCCACGATGACCAGCACGGCACCGCCATCGTGACGGCCGCCGGCATGATCAACGCCCTGGAAATCGCAGGCAAGAAGCTCGAAGACGCCAAGATCGTCTGCCTGGGTGCCGGCGCTGCCGCCATCTCCTGCATGAAGCTGCTGGTCAGCATGGGCGCCAAGGTCGAGAACATCTACATGATCGACCGCAGCGGCGTGATCCACGCTGGCCGCGACGACCTGAACCAGTACAAGGCGCAGTTCGCTCACGCCACCGACAAGCGCACCCTGGCTGACGCGCTGGAAGGCGCTGACGTGTTCGTTGGCCTGTCCGGCCCGAACCTGCTGAGCCCGGAAGGCTTGAAGTCGATGGCTGCCAACCCGATCGTGTTCGCCTGCTCGAACCCGGATCCGGAAATCGCTCCAGAGCTGGCCCACGCCACCCGCAGCGATGTGATCATGGCCACCGGTCGTTCCGACTACCCGAACCAGGTCAACAACGTTCTGGGCTTCCCCTTCATCTTCCGTGGTGCCCTGGACGTTCGCGCCAAGCGCATCAACGAAGAGATGAAGATTGCCGCCGCTATCGCCCTGAAAGACCTGGCCAAGCTGCCGGTTCCGAAGGAAGTGTGCGAGGCCTACGGTGTTGAAGGTCTGGAGTTCGGCCGCGAGTACATCATTCCGAAGCCGCTGGACGCTCGCCTGATCACCGTCGTTTCCGATGCCGTGGCCAAGGCCGCCATCGAATCCGGTGTGGCGACCCTGCCGTATCCGAAGCACTACCCGCTCAAGAGCGTGGATGACGTGTTCAACGGCTGA
- a CDS encoding pilus assembly protein PilP yields the protein MRIAEMLGWHEMAGRSRMYRGAVVVIGVSLVLACGYQFRLQEVRAAYRQGVASDVEQRKLLQAREQQLLALDDAEVALASEAKRLRDARWRLSGGEGMSDLLDQLAVSGRTYGLVFERLDVEEDVEGPGYRQVPLQMQVSGRYAALRPWLDEWLGQLRLLRVTRLQLEPATERPGLLQLHVWVQAFHAGEALPMPASLADEPARPLGRTPALDPFAAWSSRRHTEGLAGVPLEQLEMVGSLSRAGQSQALVRWAGRVYRVAKGERLGREEGEVIKVDQDQVEIRERLFSGGEWQERSSYLTLSRPAGARSEREKTADRRRGDAADATGNGGAPVQR from the coding sequence ATGCGTATCGCTGAGATGCTCGGCTGGCACGAGATGGCGGGGCGCTCGCGTATGTACAGGGGCGCGGTCGTCGTCATTGGTGTGTCGCTGGTGCTTGCCTGCGGCTATCAGTTCCGTCTCCAGGAGGTGCGCGCAGCCTACCGTCAAGGCGTGGCGAGCGATGTCGAGCAGCGGAAGCTGTTGCAGGCGCGGGAGCAACAGCTTCTGGCTCTGGATGACGCCGAGGTGGCGCTGGCGAGCGAGGCGAAGCGGCTGCGGGATGCGCGTTGGCGATTGTCGGGCGGCGAGGGCATGAGCGATCTGCTCGACCAGTTGGCCGTGTCGGGGCGCACCTACGGCCTGGTCTTCGAGCGCCTCGACGTGGAGGAGGACGTCGAGGGGCCGGGTTACCGCCAGGTGCCCTTGCAGATGCAGGTGAGTGGGCGCTATGCCGCCCTGCGACCCTGGCTGGACGAGTGGCTGGGCCAGTTGCGCCTGCTGCGGGTGACCCGTTTGCAGTTGGAGCCTGCAACAGAACGGCCGGGGTTGCTGCAGCTTCATGTGTGGGTGCAGGCATTTCATGCCGGCGAGGCGCTGCCAATGCCGGCTTCGCTGGCCGATGAGCCCGCTCGGCCCCTCGGTCGGACGCCCGCGCTGGACCCATTTGCAGCCTGGTCGTCGCGTCGGCATACGGAGGGGTTGGCGGGGGTGCCGCTGGAGCAGTTGGAGATGGTGGGCAGCCTGTCCCGCGCGGGGCAATCCCAGGCGCTGGTGCGCTGGGCCGGGCGTGTTTACCGGGTTGCCAAGGGGGAGCGCCTGGGGCGTGAAGAGGGTGAAGTCATAAAGGTCGACCAGGATCAGGTCGAGATCAGGGAGCGGCTGTTCAGTGGTGGCGAGTGGCAAGAGCGCTCAAGCTACCTGACGTTGAGCCGGCCCGCAGGCGCAAGGAGCGAACGTGAAAAGACTGCTGATCGGCGTCGTGGCGATGCTGCTGACGCTACGGGCAATGGCGGAGCCCCTGTACAAAGGTGA
- the pilM gene encoding type IV pilus biogenesis protein PilM → MLGRFGRDAGSVLGVEIASDSVRILELQRRRGRHEVAAWVVEPIRGALRGGGDTEVQAMALRQAWRRCGSRSRRVALAVPGSQVICKVGQLPAALAEPEREAHLLADAERLFPFPIDDLALDFQVLGISQQAPHMLDVLVGAARQSVLAPLLQPFEAAGLEVVAVEVDSLALRRLQASDSCRPLLQVEADSLTLHGWPDGPLPWRKAQRIEPGVGSTEFLAHLESLLEGDPPFELSAGLMVGGGAATDACVRSLARHFGFPCERVCPQRVHAASLPDRCGAMVLPLGLALGGTQ, encoded by the coding sequence ATGCTTGGACGCTTTGGCAGGGATGCCGGTTCAGTATTGGGGGTGGAAATTGCCTCCGATTCCGTGAGAATTCTTGAGTTGCAGCGGCGACGAGGGCGCCATGAGGTGGCTGCCTGGGTGGTCGAGCCAATCCGGGGGGCTTTGCGGGGTGGTGGCGATACCGAGGTGCAGGCCATGGCCCTGCGTCAGGCGTGGCGCCGTTGTGGCAGCCGGTCTCGACGGGTTGCGTTGGCGGTGCCGGGCTCGCAGGTGATCTGCAAGGTGGGCCAGTTGCCCGCCGCACTGGCGGAGCCTGAACGAGAAGCGCATCTGCTTGCCGATGCCGAGCGCCTTTTCCCTTTCCCGATTGACGATCTGGCCCTGGACTTTCAGGTGCTGGGCATTTCCCAGCAGGCCCCCCACATGCTCGATGTGCTGGTCGGGGCCGCTCGCCAGAGCGTCCTGGCGCCACTGTTGCAGCCGTTCGAGGCGGCAGGCCTGGAGGTGGTTGCCGTCGAGGTGGACAGTCTGGCGCTGCGTCGTTTGCAGGCCAGCGACAGCTGTCGGCCGCTGTTGCAGGTCGAGGCCGACAGCCTGACCCTGCATGGCTGGCCCGATGGACCCCTGCCTTGGCGAAAGGCGCAGAGGATCGAGCCTGGCGTGGGTTCGACCGAGTTTCTGGCGCATCTCGAGAGCTTGCTGGAGGGGGATCCTCCGTTCGAGCTGAGCGCAGGGTTGATGGTCGGCGGCGGGGCGGCGACGGACGCTTGCGTGCGGTCGCTGGCGCGGCATTTCGGATTCCCCTGTGAGCGGGTTTGTCCGCAGCGGGTCCATGCGGCTTCGCTGCCAGACCGCTGCGGCGCCATGGTCCTGCCCCTCGGCCTCGCCCTGGGAGGTACGCAATGA
- the aroK gene encoding shikimate kinase AroK: MRNLILVGPMGAGKSTIGRLLAKELRLLFKDSDKEIELRTGANIPWIFDKEGEPGFRDREQAMIAELCELDGVVVATGGGAVMREANRQALHRGGRVIYLHASVEQQVGRTARDRNRPLLRTANPEATLRALLETRDPLYREIADLVVETDERPPRMVVLDILERLQQLPPR; the protein is encoded by the coding sequence GTGCGAAATTTGATACTTGTAGGGCCCATGGGCGCCGGTAAGAGCACCATCGGGCGCCTTTTGGCCAAAGAGCTGCGCCTGCTGTTCAAGGATTCCGACAAGGAAATCGAGCTGCGAACCGGCGCCAACATCCCGTGGATCTTCGACAAGGAAGGCGAGCCGGGCTTTCGTGATCGTGAGCAGGCGATGATTGCAGAACTCTGCGAGCTCGACGGCGTGGTTGTCGCAACAGGTGGCGGCGCAGTGATGCGCGAGGCCAATCGCCAGGCGTTGCACAGGGGCGGGCGTGTCATCTACCTGCATGCCTCGGTGGAACAGCAGGTCGGCCGTACTGCACGTGATCGCAACCGTCCACTGCTGCGGACCGCCAACCCGGAAGCCACGCTGCGTGCGTTGCTGGAAACGCGCGACCCGCTCTATCGCGAAATCGCCGACCTCGTGGTGGAAACCGACGAACGGCCGCCGCGCATGGTAGTGCTCGACATTCTCGAGCGTTTGCAGCAGTTGCCGCCCCGCTGA
- the aroB gene encoding 3-dehydroquinate synthase, whose translation MQTLKVDLGERSYPIYIGEGLLDQPELLAPHIAGRQVAIVSNETVAPLYLERLSKTLGAWSVLPVVLPDGEAHKNWETLQLIFDALLTARHDRRTTVVALGGGVIGDMAGFAAACYQRGVDFIQVPTTLLSQVDSSVGGKTGINHPLGKNMVGAFYQPNAVLIDTTSLRTLPARELSAGLAEVIKYGLICDEPFLGWLEDNMAALRGLDSVALTEAIRRSCAAKAAVVGADERESGVRATLNLGHTFGHAIETHMGYGVWLHGEAVAAGTVMALEMSMRLGWIDQSARDRGIRLLQDAGLPVVPPQEMTPAHFMEHMAVDKKVLDGRLRLVLLRQMGEAVITDDYPKEILQATLAADYRAIVAQL comes from the coding sequence ATGCAGACATTGAAGGTCGATCTGGGCGAACGTAGCTATCCGATCTACATTGGCGAGGGCCTGCTGGACCAGCCCGAGCTGCTGGCGCCGCACATTGCCGGGCGGCAGGTCGCCATCGTCTCCAACGAAACCGTCGCGCCCCTGTATCTCGAGCGGTTGAGCAAGACACTCGGCGCCTGGTCGGTGCTGCCAGTGGTGCTGCCTGACGGCGAAGCCCACAAGAACTGGGAAACCCTCCAGCTGATTTTCGATGCCCTGCTCACGGCCCGCCATGATCGGCGCACCACTGTGGTCGCGCTGGGCGGCGGGGTGATCGGCGACATGGCCGGCTTTGCCGCGGCCTGCTACCAGCGCGGCGTCGACTTCATCCAGGTGCCGACCACGCTGCTGTCCCAGGTGGATTCGTCCGTTGGTGGCAAGACCGGCATCAATCACCCACTGGGCAAGAACATGGTCGGTGCCTTCTATCAGCCCAACGCGGTGCTGATCGACACCACCAGCCTGCGCACCCTGCCAGCCCGCGAGTTGTCGGCGGGCCTCGCCGAAGTGATCAAGTACGGTCTGATCTGCGACGAGCCATTCCTCGGCTGGCTGGAAGACAACATGGCAGCCCTGCGCGGGCTCGATTCCGTGGCCCTGACCGAAGCCATCCGCCGCTCCTGCGCGGCGAAGGCGGCCGTGGTCGGTGCCGACGAGCGTGAGTCTGGCGTGCGCGCCACCCTGAACCTCGGCCACACCTTCGGTCATGCCATCGAAACCCACATGGGTTACGGGGTATGGTTGCATGGCGAGGCCGTCGCTGCCGGGACCGTCATGGCCCTGGAGATGTCCATGCGTCTCGGCTGGATCGACCAGTCGGCGCGTGATCGCGGAATTCGCCTGCTGCAGGATGCAGGCTTGCCGGTGGTGCCTCCACAGGAAATGACCCCGGCGCATTTCATGGAACATATGGCGGTCGACAAGAAGGTGCTCGACGGACGCCTGCGCCTGGTGCTGTTGCGCCAGATGGGCGAGGCCGTGATCACCGACGACTATCCGAAAGAGATTCTTCAGGCCACGCTTGCAGCGGATTATCGCGCGATCGTGGCGCAGCTTTGA
- a CDS encoding type IV pilus secretin PilQ, translating into MLLTLRAMAEPLYKGEPLSLNFQDVEVRAVLQVLADYTGINLVASDTVQGNITLRLHEVPWDQALELVLRSRGLAKREEGNVLLVAPAAELAEQSREARIDQALEAQLQPLHRELLPIHHADASDLAKLLLESLADDEPAAGRGSLSVDSRTNTLIATQSAARLAELRQLVADLDVPVRQVMIEARIVEANVDYENALGIRWGAQLGGMPARSGSELFVDLGAQGATSGVGVGVVRGDVLLDLELSAMEKSGNGEVISQPKVVTADKETARILKGTEVPYQQSSKSGATSVAFREASLSLEVTPQITPDGKVIMAVRVTKDEPDYVNALNDVPPIRKNEVNAKVRVADGETIVIGGVYSTSHNNVVDKVPFLGDLPYVGRLFRRDVLQEKKSELLVFLTPRIMSDRAIAVSR; encoded by the coding sequence ATGCTGCTGACGCTACGGGCAATGGCGGAGCCCCTGTACAAAGGTGAGCCGCTTTCGCTGAATTTCCAGGACGTCGAGGTTCGTGCAGTGCTGCAGGTGCTCGCCGATTATACCGGCATCAACCTGGTGGCCAGTGACACGGTTCAGGGCAATATCACCCTGCGGCTGCACGAGGTGCCCTGGGATCAGGCATTGGAGCTGGTGTTGCGCAGCCGCGGGCTGGCCAAGCGTGAGGAGGGCAATGTGCTGTTGGTCGCCCCCGCCGCAGAGCTCGCCGAGCAGTCGCGCGAGGCGCGCATCGACCAGGCGCTCGAGGCGCAGTTGCAGCCGCTGCATCGGGAGTTGCTGCCGATTCATCATGCCGATGCGTCCGACCTGGCGAAACTATTGTTGGAGAGCCTCGCGGATGACGAACCTGCGGCAGGGCGCGGCAGTTTGAGCGTGGATTCGCGGACCAACACCCTGATCGCCACCCAGTCGGCCGCGCGCCTGGCTGAGTTGCGGCAACTGGTTGCGGATCTGGATGTGCCGGTGCGCCAGGTGATGATCGAGGCCCGGATCGTCGAGGCCAACGTCGATTACGAGAATGCGCTCGGTATTCGCTGGGGCGCACAGCTGGGCGGTATGCCAGCGCGGTCAGGCAGTGAGCTGTTTGTCGATCTTGGCGCGCAGGGGGCGACCTCTGGCGTGGGCGTAGGGGTGGTGCGCGGCGATGTGCTGCTTGATCTGGAGCTCAGTGCCATGGAGAAAAGCGGCAATGGCGAGGTCATCTCCCAGCCCAAGGTGGTCACTGCCGACAAGGAAACCGCGCGTATTCTCAAGGGCACCGAAGTGCCTTACCAGCAGTCGAGCAAGAGCGGCGCCACCTCGGTGGCTTTCCGCGAGGCATCGCTGTCACTGGAGGTCACGCCGCAGATCACCCCGGATGGCAAGGTCATCATGGCGGTGCGGGTGACCAAGGACGAGCCGGACTACGTCAATGCCCTCAACGACGTCCCACCGATCCGCAAGAACGAGGTCAATGCCAAGGTGCGCGTGGCCGATGGCGAGACGATTGTGATTGGTGGCGTGTACTCGACGTCGCATAACAATGTAGTGGACAAGGTGCCATTTCTTGGCGATCTGCCGTATGTTGGACGGCTGTTTCGACGCGATGTATTACAAGAGAAAAAATCTGAGCTGCTGGTCTTCCTGACTCCGCGTATCATGAGTGACCGGGCGATTGCTGTGAGTCGTTGA
- a CDS encoding AAA family ATPase — protein sequence MTSLHADEAFLDHYQLSHDPFAPRVPGFKFFPAQRKPVLGQLHHLARYSHLMLVVTGPLGSGKTLLRQALVASTNKQSVQSVVVSARGASDAASVLGQVAQALNVAQPEVQAILSQVVQLALTGQEVYLLVDDAEQLDESALQALLELAAGVPEGRPHVFLFGEPSLIAGLDELSVEEERFHIIELAPYSEEETREYLEQRLEGAGRGLEVFSAEQIADIHENSNGWPGNINQVARDTLIEAMIATRSTEKRPSMGFKMPKKHVLALSAVVVVAVAAAVLMPKKGDKAPTEAPAAQAQLPLGQSGNGGPTVEFSGSSQPMPLPLVGQSQPVMREPLAQAAGMGDGDEAGPAGDTALQPSAPSAAVPPTVTTTAPPQGVAAGPAPAPAQPVAPAQKPVATQPVKPVAPAAKPAPAPTQVATAKPAAKPAEKPAAGGAGNSGWYSGQKPGNYVVQVFGTSNESAAQSFVREQGGDYRYFKKTLQGKPLYVVTYGNFSSRDAAAAAIKNLPAKVQAGKPWPRTVGSVQQELATAR from the coding sequence ATGACCAGTTTGCATGCCGATGAGGCGTTCCTCGATCACTACCAGTTGAGTCACGATCCGTTCGCACCTCGGGTGCCCGGATTCAAGTTCTTCCCTGCCCAGCGCAAGCCGGTGCTGGGCCAGCTGCATCACCTGGCGCGTTACAGCCACCTGATGCTGGTGGTAACCGGCCCGCTTGGCAGCGGCAAGACCCTGCTGCGCCAGGCCCTGGTGGCCAGCACCAACAAGCAGTCGGTGCAGAGCGTGGTCGTTTCCGCGCGTGGCGCAAGCGATGCTGCCAGCGTGCTGGGCCAAGTGGCCCAGGCGCTGAACGTCGCCCAGCCGGAAGTGCAGGCAATCCTTTCCCAGGTCGTCCAGCTGGCGTTGACCGGGCAGGAAGTCTATCTGCTGGTGGACGATGCGGAACAACTCGACGAGTCGGCACTCCAAGCGTTGCTGGAGCTGGCGGCAGGCGTTCCGGAAGGGCGCCCGCATGTGTTCCTGTTCGGTGAACCTTCGCTGATTGCCGGGTTGGACGAACTCAGTGTCGAGGAAGAGCGCTTCCACATCATCGAGCTCGCCCCCTACAGCGAAGAAGAGACTCGTGAGTATCTGGAACAGCGCCTGGAAGGTGCTGGCCGGGGCCTTGAAGTATTCAGCGCCGAGCAGATCGCCGATATCCACGAAAACTCCAACGGCTGGCCAGGAAACATCAACCAGGTTGCCCGCGATACCTTGATCGAAGCCATGATCGCTACCCGCAGTACGGAAAAGCGACCATCCATGGGGTTCAAAATGCCTAAGAAACATGTGCTCGCGTTGTCCGCTGTCGTTGTGGTCGCTGTCGCGGCCGCAGTCCTGATGCCCAAGAAAGGGGACAAGGCGCCGACCGAAGCACCTGCGGCCCAGGCCCAGTTGCCACTGGGACAGTCGGGCAATGGCGGACCGACCGTCGAATTCTCCGGTTCTTCGCAGCCCATGCCACTGCCGCTGGTAGGGCAGTCGCAGCCGGTCATGCGTGAGCCGCTGGCCCAGGCTGCAGGCATGGGAGATGGCGACGAGGCGGGCCCTGCCGGTGATACTGCACTGCAGCCTTCAGCGCCCTCTGCTGCCGTTCCTCCCACCGTCACCACGACTGCGCCGCCCCAAGGTGTCGCCGCCGGTCCTGCCCCCGCTCCGGCCCAGCCGGTTGCGCCTGCGCAGAAACCTGTCGCAACCCAGCCGGTGAAGCCGGTTGCGCCTGCCGCCAAACCTGCGCCGGCCCCGACCCAGGTGGCGACCGCCAAGCCCGCTGCCAAGCCTGCCGAAAAACCCGCCGCCGGTGGCGCAGGCAACAGCGGCTGGTACAGCGGCCAGAAGCCGGGCAACTATGTGGTTCAGGTGTTCGGTACCAGCAATGAATCCGCTGCCCAGTCGTTCGTCAGGGAGCAGGGTGGCGACTATCGCTACTTCAAGAAAACCCTGCAGGGCAAGCCGCTGTATGTGGTGACCTACGGCAACTTCAGCAGCCGCGATGCCGCAGCTGCGGCAATCAAGAACTTGCCAGCGAAGGTCCAGGCTGGTAAACCTTGGCCTCGTACCGTCGGCAGCGTTCAACAAGAGCTGGCCACGGCCCGCTGA